In Takifugu flavidus isolate HTHZ2018 chromosome 13, ASM371156v2, whole genome shotgun sequence, the following are encoded in one genomic region:
- the kcnc1b gene encoding potassium voltage-gated channel subfamily C member 1b isoform X1, producing MGLSDDKDRIVINVGGIRHQTYRSTLRTLPGTRLSWLAEPDAPNHFDYDAKIEEFFFDRHPGVFAHILNYYRTGKLHCPADVCGPLYEEELAFWGIDETDVEPCCWMTYRQHRDAEEALDSFGGGGLLDLVSDDPEPDHEHAEDEVDEMTRRLAQADTHDHRTGSLWSRWQKHVWALFEDPYSSKYARWVALASLFFILVSITTFCLETHEAFNPIINRTELEDVNNFTVVRNYQETETAPYLTYIEGVCVVWFTFEFLMRITFCPNKCDFIRNTLNIIDFVAILPFYLEVGLSWLSSKAAKDVLGFLRVVRFVRILRIFKLTRHFVGLRVLGHTLRASTNEFLLLIIFLALGVLIFATMIYYAERIGANPNDPRASEHTQFKNIPIGFWWAVVTMTTLGYGDMCPQTTSGMLVGALCALAGVLTIAMPVPVIVNNFGMYYSLAMAKQKLPKKKNRHIPRAPQPGSPNFCKSSISSQPQSPVVHDDVFEIKFQESKLNGEAANAALANEDCPHIDQAISPEEIFSPGERERPCFLVTTAERPNHTGGRVRRGYEKPWSLNSMSGMSGDASGVSSVSALPCSPPCLMQHSHSPIPSIM from the exons ATGGGCCTGAGCGACGACAAGGATCGCATTGTGATAAACGTGGGAGGGATCAGACATCAGACATACCGCAGCACCCTGCGCACCCTACCTGGCACTCGCCTGTCCTGGTTGGCAGAACCTGATGCGCCCAACCACTTTGACTATGATGCCAAGATCGAGGAGTTCTTCTTCGACCGCCACCCTGGTGTTTTTGCACACATCCTTAATTACTACCGGACAGGTAAGCTGCACTGCCCGGCTGATGTCTGCGGGCCCCTGTACGAGGAGGAGCTGGCTTTCTGGGGCATTGATGAGACAGACGTGGAGCCGTGCTGCTGGATGACCTATCGCCAGCACCGGGATGCAGAGGAGGCCCTTGATAGCTTCGGCGGGGGGGGCTTGTTGGACCTGGTGAGCGATGATCCGGAGCCGGATCATGAGCACGCCGAGGACGAGGTGGATGAAATGACAAGGAGGCTTGCGCAGGCAGACACTCATGATCACAGGACTGGAAGCCTGTGGAGCCGCTGGCAGAAACACGTCTGGGCTCTGTTCGAGGACCCTTACTCTTCTAAATATGCAAGG TGGGTGGCTCTGGCCTCACTCTTCTTTATTCTGGTGTCCATCACCACCTTCTGCTTGGAGACTCATGAGGCCTTCAACCCCATTATCAACCGCACGGAGCTGGAGGACGTGAACAACTTCACCGTAGTGCGCAACTACCAGGAGACGGAGACCGCACCCTACCTCACCTACATCGAAGGCGTGTGTGTCGTGTGGTTCACCTTTGAGTTCTTAATGCGAATAACTTTCTGTCCGAATAAATGTGACTTCATTCGGAACACGCTGAACATCATCGACTTTGTGGCCATCCTGCCGTTCTACCTGGAGGTGGGCCTCAGCTGGCTCTCGTCCAAGGCAGCTAAGGACGTGCTGGGTTTCCTGAGAGTCGTCCGTTTCGTGCGGATCCTGCGCATCTTCAAGCTAACCCGACACTTTGTGGGACTGAGGGTGCTGGGCCACACTCTGAGGGCCAGCACCAACGAGTTCctgctcctcatcatcttcctcgcCCTGGGTGTCCTCATCTTTGCTACTATGATCTACTACGCCGAACGGATTGGAGCTAACCCCAACGACCCTCGAGCCAGCGAGCACACGCAGTTCAAGAACATCCCCATTGGATTCTGGTGGGCCGTGGTGACCATGACGACCCTGGGATACGGAGACATGTGCCCTCAGACCACCTCTGGGATGCTCGTTGGGGCCCTGTGCGCCCTTGCGGGTGTCCTCACTATCGCCATGCCCGTCCCCGTCATCGTGAACAACTTCGGAATGTATTACTCGCTGGCCATGGCGAAGCAGAAACTaccaaagaaaaagaacaggCACATCCCCCGGGCGCCCCAACCAGGATCTCCAAACTTCTGCAAGTCGAGCATCAGCTCCCAGCCCCAGAGCCCCGTCGTTCACGACGATGTTTTCGAGATAAAGTTTCAAG AGTCCAAGCTGAACGGCGAGGCAGCTAATGCGGCCCTGGCCAACGAAGACTGCCCCCATATCGATCAGGCCATATCTCCGGAGGAAATCTTCAGCCCCGGCGAGCGAGAGCGCCCCTGCTTCCTGGTCACCACTGCTGAACGCCCCAACCACACAGGGGGCAGAGTGAGGCGGG GTTATGAAAAGCCTTGGAGCCTTAACAGCATGTCTGGCATGAGCGGGGATGCCTCTGGAGTGTCCTCAGTGTCCGCCCTGCCCTGCAGCCCACCCTGTCTAATGCAGCACTCACATTCTCCCATCCCATCCATTATGTAG
- the tph1a gene encoding tryptophan 5-hydroxylase 1a, translating to MYSNKNDGPRRGRSFDSMNIGFDEKLLNNELNRSTFKKIEENGEKNTSEKARATIIFSLKNEVGGLVKALKLFQENHVNLVHIESRKSKRRNSEFEIFVDCDSNHEQLNEIIQLLQKNVSVLDMEPLDNSCLHKEDMGGAPWFPKRISDLDNCANRVLMYGSELDADHPGFKDNVYRKRRKYFADLAMSHKHGDPIPRIEFTEEEVKTWGVVYRELNKLYPTYACREYLKNLPLLSKYCDFREDNIPQLEDVSRFLRERTGFTIRPVAGYLSPRDFLAGLAFRVFHCTQYVRHSSEPLYTPEPDTCHELLGHVPLLAEPSFAQFSQEIGLASLGASDDSVQKLATCYFFTVEFGLCKQEGQLRAYGAGLLSSISELKHALSGNARIMPFDPKVTSKQECIITTFQDVYFVSDSFEEAKVKMREFAKTIKRPFTVRYNPYTQSVDVLKDTSSINSVVEELRHELDIISDALCRLNKQLGV from the exons ATGTACTCCAACAAAAACGATGGGCCGCGCAGAGGAAGGTCCTTTGACTCCATGAACATTGGCTTCGATGAGAAACTGCTCAACAATGAG TTAAACAGGTCAACCTTCAAAAAAATCGAAGAAAACGGCGAGAAGAACACGTCAGAGAAAGCACGAGCAACAATCATCTTTTCCCTCAAGAATGAAGTGGGGGGGTTGGTGAAGGCACTCAAGCTTTTCCAG GAAAACCATGTCAACCTCGTGCACATAGAGTCCAGAAAATCCAAAAGACGCAACTCTGAGTTTGAAATCTTTGTGGACTGCGACAGCAACCACGAGCAGCTGAATGAAATCATCCAGCTGCTCCAGAAGAACGTGAGCGTGCTGGACATGGAGCCTCTGGATAACTCTTGTCTCCACAAAGAAG acATGGGTGGCGCACCCTGGTTCCCGAAGAGGATTTCAGACTTGGACAACTGTGCCAACCGTGTCCTGATGTACGGCTCCGAGCTGGACGCGGATCATCCAGGTTTCAAGGACAACGTCTACCGAAAGAGGCGAAAGTATTTTGCCGACCTGGCCATGTCCCACAAACA TGGGGATCCCATTCCTCGGATCGAgttcacagaggaggaggtgaagacgTGGGGAGTTGTCTACAGGGAGCTTAACAAGCTGTACCCCACCTACGCCTGCCGGGAATACCTGAAGAACCTTCCGCTGCTGTCCAAATATTGCGACTTTCGGGAGGACAACATCCCTCAGCTGGAGGACGTGTCCCGCTTCCTCAGGG AACGCACTGGATTCACCATCAGGCCCGTGGCGGGTTATCTGTCCCCACGCGATTTCCTGGCTGGTTTAGCTTTCCGGGTTTTCCACTGCACCCAGTACGTACGGCACAGCTCCGAACCCTTGTACACCCCAGAGCC GGACACGTGCCACGAGCTGCTGGGACACGTCCCCCTGCTGGCCGAGCCCAGCTTCGCCCAGTTCTCCCAGGAAATCGGTCTGGCTTCACTGGGAGCGTCAGATGACTCGGTGCAGAAACTGGCTACA TGCTATTTCTTCACGGTGGAGTTTGGTTTATGCAAACAAGAAGGGCAGCTGCGAGCTTACGGAGCGGGGCTGCTGTCGTCCATCAGCGAGCTTAAG CATGCGCTCTCTGGGAATGCAAGGATAATGCCCTTTGACCCCAAAGTAACATCCAAACAAGAATGCATCATCACAACCTTCCAGGATGTCTACTTTGTGTCCGACAGCTTCGAGGAGGCCAAAGTCAAGATGAG GGAGTTTGCCAAGACCATCAAGCGTCCCTTCACAGTGCGGTACAACCCCTACACCCAGAGCGTGGACGTTCTCAAAGACACTTCCAGCATCAACAgtgtggtggaggagctgcggcaCGAGCTGGACATCATCAGTGACGCCCTCTGTCGGCTGAACAAGCAGCTGGGCGTCTAA
- the sergef gene encoding secretion-regulating guanine nucleotide exchange factor isoform X1, with protein MQARRGPEFSLQSWGANSYGQLGHGGVEDRPVPGLCDAAALKDKAVRVVTGGGGHTAVITEDGEVFVCGQNHRGQLGLGHLTDISTLQRCLGLTQTVTNVTCGWDFTLFLTDSGRVLSCGSNAFGQLGIGQKPAYTADVQIVESLKAAVVSVAAGLRHSLAVTDSGCVYQWGIGLMSQAKRTLSPSPVPSHLSSVLPSLVPGLNQKMSRVVAAGSMHCVCLTENGDLFLWGSNKHSQLLSSEPFLSSPTPVERSLLGGETVLRVWSGWTHIVAQTETGRVFTWGRGNYGQLGRHASTSQSSESQSTTEDQEVRLPEEVPALQGATQVFSLFLAKAHADTCSNSSRQPSTVFQYELMKQHFCSTFQLQSDERETRKQLTYLQTQSSLTLFVLCSFELSAAPNKAAFILTYGFLFPFRAGIVCRASRSPCVRSK; from the exons ATGCAAGCAAGAAGGGGACCAGAGTTTTCTTTGCAATCATGG GGAGCCAACAGCTACGGGCAGCTGGGGCACGGAGGGGTAGAGGACCGGCCGGTGCCCGGTCTCTGTGACGCCGCCGCGCTGAAAGACAAGGCGGTGCGGGTGGTGACAGGCGGGGGTGGTCACACCGCGGTCATTACCG AGGATGGAGAGGTTTTTGTGTGTGGACAGAATCACAGAGGTCAGCTGGGACTTGGCCACCTCACGGACATCTCAACTCTTCAGCGCTGCCTCGGCCTGACTCAGACGGTGACCAACGTAACCTGTGGCTGGGATTTTACTCTGTTCCTCACCG ACTCTGGTCGGGTGCTCTCGTGTGGTTCTAATGCATTTGGCCAACTTGGCATCGGTCAGAAGCCAGCCTATACTGCAGATGTTCAGATTGTGGAG AGTCTAAAGGCAGCGGTGGTGAGTGTTGCAGCAGGACTCAGACATTCGCTGGCTGTTACAG ACTCAGGCTGTGTGTATCAGTGGGGCATCGGTCTCATGAGTCAGGCGAAGAGAACACTCAGCCCGAGCCCCGTCCCCTCACACCTCAGCTCTGTTCTACCGTCTCTGGTACCAG gtctgAATCAGAAGATGTCCCGTGTGGTGGCCGCTGGCTCGATGCATTGCGTGTGTCTGACAG AAAATGGTGATTTGTTCCTTTGGGGAAGCAACAAACACAGTCAGCTTCTCAGCAGTGAACCCTTCCTGTCTTCTCCCACTCCAGTGGAGAGATCTCTGCTGGGTGGGGAGACGGTTCTTCGTGTCTGGAGTGGGTGGACGCACATTGTTGCCCAGACAG AGACCGGGAGAGTGTTCACATGGGGCAGAGGTAATTACGGACAACTGGGCAGACATGCGTCAACCAGTCAGAGCTCTGAATCTCAGTCAACAACAGAGGACCAAGAAGTACGCCTCCCGGAAGAAGTTCCAGCTCTTCAGGGAGCAACACAA gttttttctctctttcttgccAAGGCGCATGCAGACACTTGCAGTAACTCCTCCAGACAGCCCAGTACTGTGTTCCAGTATGAATTAATGAAGCAGCATTTCTGCTCCACTTTTCAGCTGCAATCTGATGAGCGTGAAACAAGGAAGCAGCTAACGTATTTACAGACGCAATCGTCACTAACCTTATTTGTGCTTTGCTCTTTCGAGTTGTCGGCAGCTCCGAATAAAGCCGCTTTTATCTTGACATATGGCTTTTTATTTCCGTTTCGGGCCGGGATTGTTTGCAGAGCATCTCGGTCTCCATGTGTGCGGAGCAAATGA
- the sergef gene encoding secretion-regulating guanine nucleotide exchange factor isoform X2, whose product MQARRGPEFSLQSWGANSYGQLGHGGVEDRPVPGLCDAAALKDKAVRVVTGGGGHTAVITEDGEVFVCGQNHRGQLGLGHLTDISTLQRCLGLTQTVTNVTCGWDFTLFLTDSGRVLSCGSNAFGQLGIGQKPAYTADVQIVESLKAAVVSVAAGLRHSLAVTDSGCVYQWGIGLMSQAKRTLSPSPVPSHLSSVLPSLVPGLNQKMSRVVAAGSMHCVCLTENGDLFLWGSNKHSQLLSSEPFLSSPTPVERSLLGGETVLRVWSGWTHIVAQTETGRVFTWGRGNYGQLGRHASTSQSSESQSTTEDQEVRLPEEVPALQGATQITCGSEHNLAILGGRLLSWGWNEHGMCGDGSHADVFQPQLVPALRPLLIGCGAGHSMAVCAAIAASEDRKCTSTFI is encoded by the exons ATGCAAGCAAGAAGGGGACCAGAGTTTTCTTTGCAATCATGG GGAGCCAACAGCTACGGGCAGCTGGGGCACGGAGGGGTAGAGGACCGGCCGGTGCCCGGTCTCTGTGACGCCGCCGCGCTGAAAGACAAGGCGGTGCGGGTGGTGACAGGCGGGGGTGGTCACACCGCGGTCATTACCG AGGATGGAGAGGTTTTTGTGTGTGGACAGAATCACAGAGGTCAGCTGGGACTTGGCCACCTCACGGACATCTCAACTCTTCAGCGCTGCCTCGGCCTGACTCAGACGGTGACCAACGTAACCTGTGGCTGGGATTTTACTCTGTTCCTCACCG ACTCTGGTCGGGTGCTCTCGTGTGGTTCTAATGCATTTGGCCAACTTGGCATCGGTCAGAAGCCAGCCTATACTGCAGATGTTCAGATTGTGGAG AGTCTAAAGGCAGCGGTGGTGAGTGTTGCAGCAGGACTCAGACATTCGCTGGCTGTTACAG ACTCAGGCTGTGTGTATCAGTGGGGCATCGGTCTCATGAGTCAGGCGAAGAGAACACTCAGCCCGAGCCCCGTCCCCTCACACCTCAGCTCTGTTCTACCGTCTCTGGTACCAG gtctgAATCAGAAGATGTCCCGTGTGGTGGCCGCTGGCTCGATGCATTGCGTGTGTCTGACAG AAAATGGTGATTTGTTCCTTTGGGGAAGCAACAAACACAGTCAGCTTCTCAGCAGTGAACCCTTCCTGTCTTCTCCCACTCCAGTGGAGAGATCTCTGCTGGGTGGGGAGACGGTTCTTCGTGTCTGGAGTGGGTGGACGCACATTGTTGCCCAGACAG AGACCGGGAGAGTGTTCACATGGGGCAGAGGTAATTACGGACAACTGGGCAGACATGCGTCAACCAGTCAGAGCTCTGAATCTCAGTCAACAACAGAGGACCAAGAAGTACGCCTCCCGGAAGAAGTTCCAGCTCTTCAGGGAGCAACACAA ATCACATGTGGTTCTGAACATAATCTGGCCATCCTAG GTGGACGTCTCCTCTCCTGGGGCTGGAACGAACACGGCATGTGTGGAGACGGTTCGCACGCGGACGTCTTTCAGCCACAGCTGGTTCCTGCTCTGAGacctcttctgattggctgcggcGCTGGACACTCTATGGCCGTGTGCGCCGCCATTGCAGCCTCGGAAGACAGGAAATGCACTTCCACATTTATTTAG
- the sergef gene encoding secretion-regulating guanine nucleotide exchange factor isoform X3 translates to MQARRGPEFSLQSWGANSYGQLGHGGVEDRPVPGLCDAAALKDKAVRVVTGGGGHTAVITEDGEVFVCGQNHRGQLGLGHLTDISTLQRCLGLTQTVTNVTCGWDFTLFLTDSGRVLSCGSNAFGQLGIGQKPAYTADVQIVESLKAAVVSVAAGLRHSLAVTDSGCVYQWGIGLMSQAKRTLSPSPVPSHLSSVLPSLVPGLNQKMSRVVAAGSMHCVCLTENGDLFLWGSNKHSQLLSSEPFLSSPTPVERSLLGGETVLRVWSGWTHIVAQTETGRVFTWGRGNYGQLGRHASTSQSSESQSTTEDQEVRLPEEVPALQGATQLLSQLWRRKAADRNLFTI, encoded by the exons ATGCAAGCAAGAAGGGGACCAGAGTTTTCTTTGCAATCATGG GGAGCCAACAGCTACGGGCAGCTGGGGCACGGAGGGGTAGAGGACCGGCCGGTGCCCGGTCTCTGTGACGCCGCCGCGCTGAAAGACAAGGCGGTGCGGGTGGTGACAGGCGGGGGTGGTCACACCGCGGTCATTACCG AGGATGGAGAGGTTTTTGTGTGTGGACAGAATCACAGAGGTCAGCTGGGACTTGGCCACCTCACGGACATCTCAACTCTTCAGCGCTGCCTCGGCCTGACTCAGACGGTGACCAACGTAACCTGTGGCTGGGATTTTACTCTGTTCCTCACCG ACTCTGGTCGGGTGCTCTCGTGTGGTTCTAATGCATTTGGCCAACTTGGCATCGGTCAGAAGCCAGCCTATACTGCAGATGTTCAGATTGTGGAG AGTCTAAAGGCAGCGGTGGTGAGTGTTGCAGCAGGACTCAGACATTCGCTGGCTGTTACAG ACTCAGGCTGTGTGTATCAGTGGGGCATCGGTCTCATGAGTCAGGCGAAGAGAACACTCAGCCCGAGCCCCGTCCCCTCACACCTCAGCTCTGTTCTACCGTCTCTGGTACCAG gtctgAATCAGAAGATGTCCCGTGTGGTGGCCGCTGGCTCGATGCATTGCGTGTGTCTGACAG AAAATGGTGATTTGTTCCTTTGGGGAAGCAACAAACACAGTCAGCTTCTCAGCAGTGAACCCTTCCTGTCTTCTCCCACTCCAGTGGAGAGATCTCTGCTGGGTGGGGAGACGGTTCTTCGTGTCTGGAGTGGGTGGACGCACATTGTTGCCCAGACAG AGACCGGGAGAGTGTTCACATGGGGCAGAGGTAATTACGGACAACTGGGCAGACATGCGTCAACCAGTCAGAGCTCTGAATCTCAGTCAACAACAGAGGACCAAGAAGTACGCCTCCCGGAAGAAGTTCCAGCTCTTCAGGGAGCAACACAA CTCCTGTCACAGTTATGGAGAAGAAAAGCTGCTGACCGAAACCTTTTCACAATTTAA
- the kcnc1b gene encoding potassium voltage-gated channel subfamily C member 1b isoform X3 has product MGLSDDKDRIVINVGGIRHQTYRSTLRTLPGTRLSWLAEPDAPNHFDYDAKIEEFFFDRHPGVFAHILNYYRTGKLHCPADVCGPLYEEELAFWGIDETDVEPCCWMTYRQHRDAEEALDSFGGGGLLDLVSDDPEPDHEHAEDEVDEMTRRLAQADTHDHRTGSLWSRWQKHVWALFEDPYSSKYARWVALASLFFILVSITTFCLETHEAFNPIINRTELEDVNNFTVVRNYQETETAPYLTYIEGVCVVWFTFEFLMRITFCPNKCDFIRNTLNIIDFVAILPFYLEVGLSWLSSKAAKDVLGFLRVVRFVRILRIFKLTRHFVGLRVLGHTLRASTNEFLLLIIFLALGVLIFATMIYYAERIGANPNDPRASEHTQFKNIPIGFWWAVVTMTTLGYGDMCPQTTSGMLVGALCALAGVLTIAMPVPVIVNNFGMYYSLAMAKQKLPKKKNRHIPRAPQPGSPNFCKSSISSQPQSPVVHDDVFEIKFQESKLNGEAANAALANEDCPHIDQAISPEEIFSPGERERPCFLVTTAERPNHTGGRVRRDWMSCAPVSLAYLPPLSADDEF; this is encoded by the exons ATGGGCCTGAGCGACGACAAGGATCGCATTGTGATAAACGTGGGAGGGATCAGACATCAGACATACCGCAGCACCCTGCGCACCCTACCTGGCACTCGCCTGTCCTGGTTGGCAGAACCTGATGCGCCCAACCACTTTGACTATGATGCCAAGATCGAGGAGTTCTTCTTCGACCGCCACCCTGGTGTTTTTGCACACATCCTTAATTACTACCGGACAGGTAAGCTGCACTGCCCGGCTGATGTCTGCGGGCCCCTGTACGAGGAGGAGCTGGCTTTCTGGGGCATTGATGAGACAGACGTGGAGCCGTGCTGCTGGATGACCTATCGCCAGCACCGGGATGCAGAGGAGGCCCTTGATAGCTTCGGCGGGGGGGGCTTGTTGGACCTGGTGAGCGATGATCCGGAGCCGGATCATGAGCACGCCGAGGACGAGGTGGATGAAATGACAAGGAGGCTTGCGCAGGCAGACACTCATGATCACAGGACTGGAAGCCTGTGGAGCCGCTGGCAGAAACACGTCTGGGCTCTGTTCGAGGACCCTTACTCTTCTAAATATGCAAGG TGGGTGGCTCTGGCCTCACTCTTCTTTATTCTGGTGTCCATCACCACCTTCTGCTTGGAGACTCATGAGGCCTTCAACCCCATTATCAACCGCACGGAGCTGGAGGACGTGAACAACTTCACCGTAGTGCGCAACTACCAGGAGACGGAGACCGCACCCTACCTCACCTACATCGAAGGCGTGTGTGTCGTGTGGTTCACCTTTGAGTTCTTAATGCGAATAACTTTCTGTCCGAATAAATGTGACTTCATTCGGAACACGCTGAACATCATCGACTTTGTGGCCATCCTGCCGTTCTACCTGGAGGTGGGCCTCAGCTGGCTCTCGTCCAAGGCAGCTAAGGACGTGCTGGGTTTCCTGAGAGTCGTCCGTTTCGTGCGGATCCTGCGCATCTTCAAGCTAACCCGACACTTTGTGGGACTGAGGGTGCTGGGCCACACTCTGAGGGCCAGCACCAACGAGTTCctgctcctcatcatcttcctcgcCCTGGGTGTCCTCATCTTTGCTACTATGATCTACTACGCCGAACGGATTGGAGCTAACCCCAACGACCCTCGAGCCAGCGAGCACACGCAGTTCAAGAACATCCCCATTGGATTCTGGTGGGCCGTGGTGACCATGACGACCCTGGGATACGGAGACATGTGCCCTCAGACCACCTCTGGGATGCTCGTTGGGGCCCTGTGCGCCCTTGCGGGTGTCCTCACTATCGCCATGCCCGTCCCCGTCATCGTGAACAACTTCGGAATGTATTACTCGCTGGCCATGGCGAAGCAGAAACTaccaaagaaaaagaacaggCACATCCCCCGGGCGCCCCAACCAGGATCTCCAAACTTCTGCAAGTCGAGCATCAGCTCCCAGCCCCAGAGCCCCGTCGTTCACGACGATGTTTTCGAGATAAAGTTTCAAG AGTCCAAGCTGAACGGCGAGGCAGCTAATGCGGCCCTGGCCAACGAAGACTGCCCCCATATCGATCAGGCCATATCTCCGGAGGAAATCTTCAGCCCCGGCGAGCGAGAGCGCCCCTGCTTCCTGGTCACCACTGCTGAACGCCCCAACCACACAGGGGGCAGAGTGAGGCGGG ATTGGATGAGCTGTGCCCCAGTGTCACTGGCCTATCTCCCACCTCTGAGCGCCGATGATGAATTTTAA
- the kcnc1b gene encoding potassium voltage-gated channel subfamily C member 1b isoform X2 yields MGLSDDKDRIVINVGGIRHQTYRSTLRTLPGTRLSWLAEPDAPNHFDYDAKIEEFFFDRHPGVFAHILNYYRTGKLHCPADVCGPLYEEELAFWGIDETDVEPCCWMTYRQHRDAEEALDSFGGGGLLDLVSDDPEPDHEHAEDEVDEMTRRLAQADTHDHRTGSLWSRWQKHVWALFEDPYSSKYARWVALASLFFILVSITTFCLETHEAFNPIINRTELEDVNNFTVVRNYQETETAPYLTYIEGVCVVWFTFEFLMRITFCPNKCDFIRNTLNIIDFVAILPFYLEVGLSWLSSKAAKDVLGFLRVVRFVRILRIFKLTRHFVGLRVLGHTLRASTNEFLLLIIFLALGVLIFATMIYYAERIGANPNDPRASEHTQFKNIPIGFWWAVVTMTTLGYGDMCPQTTSGMLVGALCALAGVLTIAMPVPVIVNNFGMYYSLAMAKQKLPKKKNRHIPRAPQPGSPNFCKSSISSQPQSPVVHDDVFEIKFQESKLNGEAANAALANEDCPHIDQAISPEEIFSPGERERPCFLVTTAERPNHTGGRVRREPQRQHRSRQPAESVCVMNHGVPTTMCMTHNGPSPT; encoded by the exons ATGGGCCTGAGCGACGACAAGGATCGCATTGTGATAAACGTGGGAGGGATCAGACATCAGACATACCGCAGCACCCTGCGCACCCTACCTGGCACTCGCCTGTCCTGGTTGGCAGAACCTGATGCGCCCAACCACTTTGACTATGATGCCAAGATCGAGGAGTTCTTCTTCGACCGCCACCCTGGTGTTTTTGCACACATCCTTAATTACTACCGGACAGGTAAGCTGCACTGCCCGGCTGATGTCTGCGGGCCCCTGTACGAGGAGGAGCTGGCTTTCTGGGGCATTGATGAGACAGACGTGGAGCCGTGCTGCTGGATGACCTATCGCCAGCACCGGGATGCAGAGGAGGCCCTTGATAGCTTCGGCGGGGGGGGCTTGTTGGACCTGGTGAGCGATGATCCGGAGCCGGATCATGAGCACGCCGAGGACGAGGTGGATGAAATGACAAGGAGGCTTGCGCAGGCAGACACTCATGATCACAGGACTGGAAGCCTGTGGAGCCGCTGGCAGAAACACGTCTGGGCTCTGTTCGAGGACCCTTACTCTTCTAAATATGCAAGG TGGGTGGCTCTGGCCTCACTCTTCTTTATTCTGGTGTCCATCACCACCTTCTGCTTGGAGACTCATGAGGCCTTCAACCCCATTATCAACCGCACGGAGCTGGAGGACGTGAACAACTTCACCGTAGTGCGCAACTACCAGGAGACGGAGACCGCACCCTACCTCACCTACATCGAAGGCGTGTGTGTCGTGTGGTTCACCTTTGAGTTCTTAATGCGAATAACTTTCTGTCCGAATAAATGTGACTTCATTCGGAACACGCTGAACATCATCGACTTTGTGGCCATCCTGCCGTTCTACCTGGAGGTGGGCCTCAGCTGGCTCTCGTCCAAGGCAGCTAAGGACGTGCTGGGTTTCCTGAGAGTCGTCCGTTTCGTGCGGATCCTGCGCATCTTCAAGCTAACCCGACACTTTGTGGGACTGAGGGTGCTGGGCCACACTCTGAGGGCCAGCACCAACGAGTTCctgctcctcatcatcttcctcgcCCTGGGTGTCCTCATCTTTGCTACTATGATCTACTACGCCGAACGGATTGGAGCTAACCCCAACGACCCTCGAGCCAGCGAGCACACGCAGTTCAAGAACATCCCCATTGGATTCTGGTGGGCCGTGGTGACCATGACGACCCTGGGATACGGAGACATGTGCCCTCAGACCACCTCTGGGATGCTCGTTGGGGCCCTGTGCGCCCTTGCGGGTGTCCTCACTATCGCCATGCCCGTCCCCGTCATCGTGAACAACTTCGGAATGTATTACTCGCTGGCCATGGCGAAGCAGAAACTaccaaagaaaaagaacaggCACATCCCCCGGGCGCCCCAACCAGGATCTCCAAACTTCTGCAAGTCGAGCATCAGCTCCCAGCCCCAGAGCCCCGTCGTTCACGACGATGTTTTCGAGATAAAGTTTCAAG AGTCCAAGCTGAACGGCGAGGCAGCTAATGCGGCCCTGGCCAACGAAGACTGCCCCCATATCGATCAGGCCATATCTCCGGAGGAAATCTTCAGCCCCGGCGAGCGAGAGCGCCCCTGCTTCCTGGTCACCACTGCTGAACGCCCCAACCACACAGGGGGCAGAGTGAGGCGGG AGCCCCAGCGACAGCACCGGAGCAGACAGCCGGCAGAGTCAGTTTGTGTCATGAACCATGGTGTGCCAACCACTATGTGTATGACCCATAACGGCCCATCCCCCACCTGA